In Salmonella enterica subsp. enterica serovar Typhimurium str. LT2, a single window of DNA contains:
- the rfaJ gene encoding UDP-D-glucose:(galactosyl)lipopolysaccharide glucosyltransferase (lipopolysaccharide 1,2-glucosyltransferase. (SW:RFAJ_SALTY)), producing MDSFPEIEIAEYKVFDESNNNDDNVLNISYGVDENYLDGVGVSIASVVLNNNIPLAFHIICDSYSPCFVKYIERLAVQHHIKISLYLIKVESLEVLPQTKVWSRAMYFRLFAFDYLSKKVNTLLYLDADVVCKGSLQDLLQLDLTEKIAAVVKDVDSIQNKVNERLSAFNLQGGYFNSGVVFVNLKLWKENALTKKAFLLLAGKEADSFKYPDQDVLNILLQDKVIFLPRPYNTIYTIKSELKDKSHKKYSNIINDNTILIHYTGATKPWHAWANYPSVIYYKNARLNSPWKDFPAKDARTIVEFKKRYKHLLVQGHYFKGLLAGSAYLYRKLFHK from the coding sequence ATGGATTCATTTCCTGAGATAGAAATAGCTGAATATAAAGTTTTTGATGAAAGTAATAATAATGATGATAACGTATTAAACATTTCTTATGGCGTTGATGAAAACTATCTTGATGGTGTGGGGGTATCAATCGCTTCAGTTGTATTAAACAATAATATCCCGCTCGCTTTTCACATTATTTGTGACTCATACTCCCCGTGTTTTGTAAAATATATAGAGCGTTTAGCCGTACAGCATCACATAAAAATTTCTCTTTATCTTATTAAAGTAGAAAGCCTTGAGGTATTGCCTCAAACTAAAGTATGGTCGAGAGCAATGTATTTTCGTTTATTTGCTTTCGATTATCTCAGCAAGAAGGTAAATACCTTACTTTATTTGGATGCCGATGTTGTATGCAAAGGATCTTTGCAAGATCTTTTACAGCTTGATCTGACAGAGAAGATCGCTGCGGTCGTAAAAGATGTTGATTCCATCCAGAATAAGGTAAATGAGAGATTAAGCGCTTTTAATTTACAAGGTGGTTATTTTAACTCCGGCGTGGTTTTTGTTAACCTGAAATTATGGAAAGAGAATGCCTTAACCAAAAAGGCATTTTTACTTTTGGCAGGTAAAGAGGCTGACTCTTTTAAATATCCCGATCAGGATGTTTTGAATATTCTCCTACAGGATAAAGTCATTTTTCTACCGCGACCGTATAATACTATTTATACTATTAAAAGTGAGTTGAAAGATAAGTCACATAAAAAATATAGCAATATAATTAATGATAATACTATTTTAATTCATTATACGGGCGCTACAAAACCATGGCATGCCTGGGCAAATTATCCTTCAGTTATCTATTATAAAAATGCACGACTGAACTCGCCCTGGAAAGATTTTCCCGCAAAAGATGCGCGTACCATAGTCGAATTTAAGAAGCGATATAAACATCTTCTCGTGCAAGGTCATTATTTTAAAGGCCTTCTGGCTGGAAGCGCATATCTTTATCGTAAACTTTTCCACAAATAA
- the rfaY gene encoding lipopolysaccharide core biosynthesis protein (modification of heptose region of the core; lipopolysaccharide core biosynthesis protein RFAY. (SW:RFAY_SALTY)), with translation MIIEKKIKNYTVFVKKDGEKYIEIFKDFLSYNHQVIKVFRNIEDTKVVLINTDYGKYILKVFSPKVKNTERFFKSLVKGDYYEKLFHQTDRVRREGFAALNDFYLLAEIKTLRYVKTYVMIIEYIEGIELVDMPEISDEVRGKIKQSIYSLHQHGMVSGDPHKGNFILQGNEIRIIDLSGKRPSRQRKAKDRIDLERHYGIKNNVRDIGFYLLIYKKKLRNFLRRIKGKEKR, from the coding sequence ATGATTATTGAAAAAAAGATTAAAAACTATACCGTCTTTGTCAAAAAAGACGGTGAAAAATACATTGAGATATTCAAAGATTTTCTATCTTATAATCATCAGGTTATTAAAGTCTTCCGTAATATAGAAGATACAAAAGTTGTATTGATTAATACAGACTACGGAAAATATATTCTCAAAGTATTTAGTCCAAAAGTAAAAAATACTGAACGCTTTTTCAAATCGTTAGTAAAAGGAGATTACTACGAAAAGCTTTTTCATCAGACAGATCGTGTGCGGCGTGAAGGGTTTGCGGCGCTTAATGATTTTTACCTGCTGGCGGAAATTAAAACATTACGCTATGTAAAAACATACGTGATGATAATTGAGTATATTGAAGGTATTGAACTTGTTGATATGCCAGAAATTTCTGACGAGGTGAGAGGGAAAATCAAACAGTCGATATATTCTCTGCATCAGCATGGTATGGTTTCGGGCGATCCCCATAAAGGTAACTTTATCCTGCAAGGCAATGAGATCAGAATTATCGATTTGTCCGGAAAAAGACCTTCCAGACAACGAAAAGCAAAGGATCGTATTGATTTAGAAAGACATTATGGTATCAAAAATAATGTGAGAGATATCGGATTTTACTTATTGATTTATAAGAAAAAACTCCGAAATTTCTTGCGTCGTATTAAGGGTAAGGAAAAACGCTGA
- the rfaZ gene encoding lipopolysaccharide core biosynthesis protein (lipopolysaccharide core biosynthesis protein RFAZ. (SW:RFAZ_SALTY)), protein MGSVNFITHADVLQLIAKRTAEDCIIFLSGPTSRKTPLSLLRMKDVIAVNGSVQYLLNNNVKPFLYLLTDIRFLHRRREDFYNFSRNSQFTIVNLDVYEQASVDDQKYIEENCLIIRSFYRREKGGFLKKIKFNILKRVHKALLISVPLSKRGRLAGFCKDISIGYCSCHTIAYTAIQVAYSLKYGRIICSGLDLTGSCPRFYDESTSPMPSELSKDLFKILPFFTFMRKNVSDLNIFNLSDDTAIHYDIIPYITASELEDEIYYDKIV, encoded by the coding sequence ATGGGCAGCGTTAACTTCATAACTCACGCCGATGTTCTGCAACTTATTGCGAAAAGAACGGCTGAAGATTGTATTATTTTTCTTTCTGGTCCTACGTCCAGAAAGACGCCGCTGTCCTTGTTACGAATGAAAGATGTCATTGCAGTCAATGGTTCTGTTCAATATTTGCTAAACAATAACGTCAAGCCATTTTTGTACCTTCTGACGGATATTCGCTTCCTCCATCGTCGGCGCGAAGATTTTTATAACTTTAGCCGTAACAGTCAGTTTACTATCGTCAATCTTGATGTGTACGAACAGGCTTCAGTGGATGATCAAAAATATATTGAAGAAAACTGTTTAATTATTCGCTCCTTTTATCGCCGAGAAAAAGGGGGCTTTTTAAAGAAAATTAAATTTAATATCCTCAAGCGGGTTCATAAAGCATTACTTATTTCAGTTCCTCTTTCGAAAAGAGGGCGACTGGCTGGATTTTGCAAGGATATCAGCATCGGGTATTGCTCTTGCCATACTATTGCTTATACCGCTATTCAGGTTGCCTATTCCCTCAAGTATGGCCGTATTATATGTTCTGGGCTTGACTTAACAGGGAGTTGCCCACGTTTCTATGACGAATCTACCAGCCCTATGCCATCTGAGCTTAGTAAAGATCTGTTTAAAATACTGCCATTTTTTACTTTTATGAGAAAAAATGTGAGTGATTTAAATATCTTTAATTTATCAGATGATACTGCAATTCATTACGATATTATTCCATATATTACAGCCTCGGAGCTTGAGGATGAAATATATTACGATAAAATTGTCTAG